One genomic segment of Bacteroidales bacterium includes these proteins:
- a CDS encoding T9SS type A sorting domain-containing protein, whose protein sequence is MKTLITLIILLSSVKIFAQINYLENKPIWRQEKQFFFDCLVTEEYMYYINGDTTINNLEYKKLYDRHQTTYSNGPPSICGSEDYFDLFRLLLRQENKKIFVYFPVSDILLYDFNLKIGDSLPSTYNVSRKDIVVSSIDSISVGNSYRSVFSLKIGEDSVGTLIEGIGFNTGFLEDFPELSVISRLLCFNLNDTTYYPNYGANCNLSLGLPMIFSLDKLKIFPNPVKDYLTIEYDINKSIQQIDIYDLCGNNIQHEFESSENGLILDFSSKKNGVYIIELTFKNETPIICKVVKI, encoded by the coding sequence ATGAAAACATTAATTACCTTAATAATCTTATTGTCTTCGGTGAAAATTTTTGCGCAAATTAATTATCTTGAAAATAAGCCAATATGGAGACAAGAAAAACAATTCTTCTTTGATTGCCTTGTTACTGAAGAATATATGTATTATATTAATGGAGATACTACAATCAACAATTTGGAATATAAGAAATTATATGATAGGCATCAAACAACTTATTCAAACGGGCCACCTTCTATCTGCGGCAGTGAAGATTATTTTGATCTATTTAGGCTTCTACTTCGACAAGAGAATAAAAAAATATTCGTTTATTTTCCAGTTTCAGATATTCTACTTTATGACTTTAATCTAAAAATCGGAGATTCTTTACCAAGTACTTATAATGTTTCTAGAAAAGATATTGTTGTGTCTTCAATAGACAGCATTTCTGTTGGTAACTCTTATAGAAGTGTTTTTTCTTTGAAAATTGGTGAAGATTCCGTTGGGACTTTGATCGAAGGCATTGGATTCAATACAGGATTTCTTGAGGATTTCCCTGAGCTCTCTGTCATTTCAAGGTTGTTGTGTTTTAACCTAAATGATACGACTTACTATCCTAACTATGGAGCCAATTGTAATCTCTCATTAGGGCTTCCAATGATATTTTCTTTAGATAAGCTAAAGATATTCCCTAATCCGGTTAAGGATTACCTTACAATTGAATATGATATCAATAAATCTATACAACAAATAGATATCTATGACTTATGTGGAAACAATATTCAACATGAATTTGAATCATCTGAAAATGGATTAATTCTTGATTTTTCAAGTAAGAAGAATGGGGTCTATATTATTGAGCTGACATTCAAGAACGAAACACCAATAATTTGTAAAGTTGTTAAGATTTAA